attcacttaatcaaCAAATAATCTTAATCAGAGGGATAAGGGCTGCCTGGATTTCTTTCCTAACCTCAGGTACCCATAGAAGGACAGCAGCAGATAAGAGATTAGCAATGAGTAAACTCTCCCATGGATTCCTGGAGAAGGGCAGCCCTGACTGAGCCCCAGACTCGTGGCTGGTTTCGGGAGGAGCACACCCTTGTAGCTCTGGTGGACACTGCAGCAGGAACTTGGTTGTGGCCACCTTAGAGAAGCTGTAACAAAGCCCCACTGGGGAGCATTAGTTACTTTCCTCTCCCTTCTACTCTAATCATCTGCCATGTAATAGAAAATGCAGGCATTTCTCAAAAAAGTGGCTGTGGTCCATATGAGGGATCCAGGACAAGCGTGTGTTTTGTGTTGTTACAATGATTAGAAGAGAGCAATCACTAACAGTGAGTGGCTGGAAGATTGAGGAATACTAAGTGCTTGAAAGGTGAGATAATTCCAGACAGGAAAGGATAATTTTTATCCAAAATGCCCACGGCCCTTCTTGAGAAAAACTAGAAGTGGTTCAGACCTTCACCAAGAAATATCCAGGGGGCTTTACAGTGGTGGGACTGGAACAAAGTAtgatgaaggaggaaggaagttaCAGAATctaatctgaaatattttttttccaattttggGAGGAAAATTTTAGCTCCAATGAGAATGTATTAATATTGTGACATGTTAATGTGTTAAGTAATTTTTGTATAATATACCTTTGCTGTGGAAACTTTAGAAGTAGGAATAGGAGTAGGAAAAAGGATAACCCCGATGAACGTACTAGTGTACTTACTGCCTTTCAGGATTTACTAGACATAGGATGGCTTGCAGATCATTGAAATCATAAGGACAACACACAATTTTAACTCTTTTTGATTATTTGCATAGAAGAGAATAACTTTCATAGCCTTAGATCATTCCTGTATGCttgtaaattttagtttttttaaaggtttgtaTATGTGAAAAGTCATTAagtatttacatttcaaatagaAGTGaccttttattacattttaagtgttttatttatcCTTGCATAATTTCAAACAACATTGGGAATAGTTTGTTTATATTGCATGTCAAAATTGACTTGTGAAGTAATTGCTTTAGCAAATAACATGGGGCATTTCTTCACATCAGCTGTCATAGGGACAGTTGTCCACGGACTCCCCACACCATTAGGTGTCGTTCTCTAGACACTGCTATGCTGCACTGATTGTGACTCTAAGTTTCCAGAGTTTATCCCGAACAGTGCTCTTCCACCAAATCCTTCAGACTCTGATGCCTGGACTTTCCGACACTGACCTTTTACAATGGAGCCAGTTCTCAATGAATTTGTCATGTGTCAGCAGTTTCTGGATCTTTTTGGTGTCAACTAACTTATATTGTTAGTATACATTTCTACTTattgtctattctttttttaatctagttAGGTTATtggttaacattttttctttcgaatttaaaattattattctcaaTGGAGGGAATACAACATAGAACTTCATCCTTCTGGTTTTTTGCAAGGAAGTATGCTGATACAAGGCCTTCATGTGTTTAGCCActagtctttcctttatgtcctctAAAGCTGGGGAAAGAAGGAGCAGATCCATTGGCCTCTGTGCTCTCTGCAGGACCCATAGGATTAAAGAAGCTGAAGGGCAGTAATGGGTATTTCAAGCTAATTTAATACTCTGTCATGTTGTTCATGTTTTTCACTTGCATCAGGGTGACTTGTAGCAGACTCAAATTGCTATACCAGACCCATTAGGAAATCAGTTATTGTTTTATTATGACACAGTTTATACATTCTATATTTTTTAGAGTTGATTAATCAGTTAATTAATTTAGCAAGTATTTAAAATCTATGTTGatctaatttttacttaaaatgatgacttatttgcatatataatataaatatattattaatcaaaataaagctttattttcccCTAGGTGTTTGGATTATgaatgatatttattttctttttgttcttatctGTATTTTCcagcattttcattataaatgtgtTATATgtgataagaaaatattaatgccatttaaaaatgacatttacaGCACTACACTAGACTTTGAAATGAAAGTGGAgaattattaaaatcatattaataGTCTGTGTTTTTGTAAACTTACAATTTAGCTCAATGACCAAAAGTATATgcaaatagaaatattaattatattttaaaagtttacatagTAACAAAATGGACCATAATGATATTTCAAGGTAGTATTTAATGATGAAGGATAatgaatttaatttcaaataatctCACTTAATTATGAGAAAAACTTATAATATTGGTATCCTGATCTCTTTttttggatgaggaaactgagacctgtTTACCTGTTTGACTTGTGAATCTAGGTATAGACTATAACAAGAACTAATACTTACAGAGTGTTTACTATGTACCAGGAGCTGTTCCATCATTTTCTATGAAGTTAAGTATGGTGAAGTGGTTAAGAGAGAGAATCCTTCAACCATCTCTTGACTTAAATCTTCACTTTGCTCCTctgagcaagtcatttaacctcattgctcctttgttttctcatgtaaaaaatagataataatacCTACATTATAGAGTTAGGTAAATTAAGTAAattgtatatgtaaaatattcagCACACAATGATATATTGTGTTAGCCATTACCAAAATATATTAACTCATGTAAATTTTATAACTCAGTGATGCAGACATTGAAgagatggggaaaccaaggctgaGAAACATCCTATGGTTTGGCCAGAGACAGTATGTGGCAGAGCTGGATTTGAACTCCAGGTATCTGGCCCTAGAGTttgtgctcttaaccactgtaCTGAATGGTGTCTTCAGATTATAAAACAGTGCAATGTCTTTTATTCAGTGAGTAAATTAGTGATAGGTAAAGAGGACTGCATATTTCCATATGTGtgcacaataaaataaagatgattttgGAAGACAgccaatttatacattttaacatgTAAATTTATACTATTAAAAAGTAGAAGTTGTTTCTGACACCTGGGAAGTTTGTTTCATCAAACCATGTATCCTTTCTCAAGACAAAGGtagatttctttctcctctctcctccctcttccctttccacctctcttcctcctcatctccTCCACCCTAGATCCTCTTGTCTATCTTGCCAGCATGTGCTGGcttgtttgtgtatgtgtgtgagggtCATTGTTTGTAATGTAAGGCTCACAGTGGAGCtagttcttttatttctgagataTAACTGAAATCTCAGAAGCCATTGACTTTCATGTGGAATTTGATTCTTtccccaaatatattttatacaattacTGTTATAGCCCCAGGGTGTCAATACTTTAGATTGGGAAGAGTTTGAtatcaaaataatatataaattgtttAAAGTCACTTTTACAGAAGTGACAATAGTGGAGCAGGCATATAAATAGCTTATTAGATGCATATCTGCTCATGGGAACTATCACCAAAAGAAAAGACTAAATCAGATAAATTAAATATTGGAATAGTATTCCAAATTCAATCAAATTTACACCTATTATATACtacttaaaaatcactttttattgaGTTCTTAATATCAGTTTAATTCTATATCAATTGAATGGTTTCACTTTTTCTCCTAAATCTATtaagaccagtggttctcaaccttggctgctTATTAGAATTAGCTGAGGCCGATGAAGGTTTACAAAATCGTGAGGTTCAGGCTGCACTCTTGACCATAATCTGTTGAGGAGAGACCCAGGCCTCTGTCTTTTCCTAATTCTCCCAAGTGATGTAAATATGCTGAATACAACCGCTTTTATTAGGTTACTGAAGTCCCATGCATATTGAACTTAAAAACTGGCTATTAACATTCTGTCAGAACAGCAGAATTCTCTTCTCAGCCACTTGATACTTGGCTCTCATCACAGGAGTATCTTTCCATGGAGTAAGGATGTTCCATTTGGCAAAAGTAGAGCACAGGAAGAACCCCCAAagactttatttatcttttccctGGGCTCACAGCAATCGTTACACATGAATATGTTTATTTCTCAGAATAATAAATGAGTGTTCCGCAGCTCTGGTTTTAGATTCCCATGCAAGATTCTCAGCATCTTTAAGGGAGGGCTTTTCAAAGACTCTAAAACCTCAAACCCATTTTTCCTGCTGTCTACATATATAGTATGTGAGTTCTGCAAAGCGAAGTGTTTACTGATGAAAATCAATGggagaaacataaaaacaaaacaaaatatatttcaaacagGACAAAGAATTGATGATTGAGCCCATTCCTTAGAAAACAATTACAGGAATAAAACATTCTTAGAATTCTTATATTTGTTGATAAAACCAATAGTTTCATTGCTAGGTAATGGAAAATCTGAACTTTCTCTCCATCTGGGGAGGACTCCCTAAATAAACAGAAATCAGGCTGCAGCCAGGTACCAACTAAATGAAAAGGCCACCTCTTAGTAGTGGAGGCAGGTGATTCTACACAGCCCCAGTGGACAGAAATAGGCTGAGAAGGAGAATTGGTGGATTTCAAGAATGATGTGGAATCGCCCTCTGGGCTGACCCATGTTGTTTCAGATGATGAGTGGCTGTGAAGGTAGCAAAAGTTTATTGGCCTAAAAgaaatatggagaaaataaataagctttATTTGCTtctctgtagaaaaaaaaaagtgtgtagtGAATTTCCTTCTAAGACTAGGGGATGTCGCTTGCTGTCAGTTGCCTAATATATCTATCACCTACTGAGAATCAAGGACTACAGAGATACTCTCAGTTGTGCATCTAAACAATCCTCAGTGGTCAGCCCAAGAAATCAAGACAGGAAGGGAAATATCAGGTTCTTCTTAGTTCATCCCTGTGTTCCTCTTATGCCCCAATAATCTTTTTGCTTTCATTATCCTCCTTGCATATCTGACTGTCCTGGACAGGGTCCATTTTATTCAAGAATAGTCTTAGTATTGTCACTTGGTTGGGAACTAAGGACATCACATCTGAACAGGGtagcttgtttttatttaagcATAATGAAACTCCATTGGACCCTTCCGTGTTAGTACCAGGAGGTTTTGTACATGACCAGGTTGTAGCAATAGATTAAATTTGCTAGCAAGGTATAAATAATATACTTCAtctatgtgagaaaataaacactaaaagaAGATGCTTTAGTCCTTGGACTTTCTTCTCCAAAGTTTTTCATTGTATTCCAAATAAGAATGGGAAAAATTTTGGTGCATTTTCTGTCTGAAATGTGAATGACTCAAAATGTTTTGAGCATGCTTGTGTTGAAGTCACTAAATCAGTAATAAACTCTTGTATCTGAGAattcatttctatatactaaGAAAATCCAGAAACTACTTCCCACATTGAATATTCAGGAAAAagatggaaatattaaaaaatgttccttGTTGTTGGAATGTAGCAAAtttactatgaaaataaaaatttttaattcagtgtTAATAATTGAAGTTATAAATTACCTCAAGTATTTTAATCAAATTACTAATAACACAGATTTCTGGAATTGttaatcaataagaaaaataaagtatgctttggatcatataaaaagaaaaaagcaatagaTTTTGGAACAGTACTAATGTTGATTTAGAAACACCATAGatacacttctttttttcttaagtttacaAAAATCCCAGGAAATGGAAATTTCTATGTGGTTACAATTTGAACATAAATGTATTAGAACAAAATGggttaaatatcttttcttaaaataatgtatttatagaGTTTGACACAAAGGATAATAACTAAGGTTGTACAACTCAGAAGAATCAAAAGATACTGCAGTAACACAAAATTGtcttttaatgtttgtttacCAGTTCATTGTAtcttacagaaaatgaaaacatttttttcttgtaatacaGATTGGTTCTTATCCTCAGATTTGTATTCAGTAGGTATTAAATTCCTTTAAATACTGATTGTCTTTTGATCAGATGGCTTAATgactttttgtattttgtatttatttcgtACATCATTGCTGCTCTGGCAGTAGTGAGCTATGATACAGTTAACTTCTCAACAAAACTGTCAGTTATCCATTGATCATTCTCAATGCATTCTATGCTGAAAACTGAGAGTAATTCTCTTACTCCCCCCTCACAGTGGTCGGCTACTCTGTGAGACCACCATATTCTTTGGAGCACTGAAATCAAGAAACCCAGTATGGCTGCCAGCAACCAAATTGGAATCTCCTTTGAGTCTACTTTGAATTGCCAAAATAATAAGCGACTATATTAttgcataaaataaaactttaacagGTACCGGCCCCCTTTCTATGAGAGTTTAAATTTACAAAAACCATATCTGACTAAAAATTACGGTGATAAAATATGGCAGCAGTCATTAAAAGATGGCTTCCAGTGTTAATATGGTTAACTTGTGTCCATTCCTATTCTTTTTATATGAATCATGTCTTATTGATGGGTTTTAAAATGTAGGTGTCTCAATCCAACTCCAAGATAAACTTTGCTGCTTATATGTGATAATGGCCACATGTGTTAATTAAGGACAGAATGATCAAAACAAGATTTTCTAACCCAGTGTCCCATCTTATCTCTTCTTGATAGTCTTGCAACCCAAGCTTGAGGGGCAATTTCTGAATTAACCAATGTTGTGCTGACTTTCTGTTAGTAGTTGTACAAGGATAATCTGTCTTTTCCCAACATTCTTAGTGAGATATCTTGGTCAATGAAGTAGGAAAGAAGACATTTGGTGGGAAAAAGGCAAatggtaacattaaaaaaaaaactattcaagtAGAAGTCCAAAGGGGTAAGGAGATCCTCATCCTTTAGGGGAAAGTAAGAAGATAAAAATTCTGCCCggcagttttctttttaagaacttttttaCAAGCTTGGAAAAATGGTGTTCAATCAGTATAGATTTTAATCAGCTAACAGTCAGTCCAGAGTTTTTGATCAGCACCGATTCCTATACTAATAAGTATTCAAAAGTTAAGAAATGTTAGCGACTATGCTTAACATTATAAAGGTAGAGTTTTGCAGCAATAACTGAAAATTATGTATCTGTTCAATATAAATTTGTTCCCATTTGCATTTCCAATAAAATTCTTGTATTGTGGGTGATAATCGTTCAAGTATAAGCTTCCTCCAATGAACTCACCTCCATAGTTGAGGTGTTAAGAGTCACTCTTTTGGAGATAGTACCAtctttaaataaagtgtttatctTATTTGAGACCATTCAggaatttttaacttaaaagttcAAGTTCTATTTGTATCATCAGTGTTTGAGTTAAACCTCACAATCTCTTTggatttatatttgtaatttttgtaCAATTTGCATATCCAATCTAATGTAAAAATGTGCATGCATACATTGTTATCTTTTAATAATTAAAGCATCTGAAAATTTCCAGCTATGTTCTTGATAAAAGAAGTGATTTACTTTTACTTATAATATTTTGTCTGGATAATGTATGAATATAGTTATGGTTTTATGGACTTCCAATTATTCTATACCTTCCACAAATGTAATCTACATTTAGAGAGTAAATTTATTAGAATTATTACAGCACTTTAAATGCAACCACAATCAATTCAGGAAACAGATTTATTTACTCATGTTCATGGGAGGAAAATCTACATAAAAACATTCATGAAAGCATGCCAGCTATGTCATACTTGGATTATTATACTAAATCCCATTTATTAGAACTCATTGTGAAACAATGGGAAACcataaaatgtaatttgaatACAAATATTGGTCCCTGTGGGGTCTCAACAGtcataaaaatataggaaaacagAGCTTTATTTAAGATTGGAGCTGCTGATGCAGAAGTTGCTTTTCTGAAGCTGGCTTTTTTCCCTTTCGCTTACAGCCCTGACGATTTTAGTGTAAACTCTTTGATGACAGCTTCAGTGTTTCATTTACACCTAACAATGGCCAGCAAGGAGAGTGACATCATTCACCACCGTTTTCTCATGGAGGTTTAGAATTACTTTGTTGACTTCCTTTTCCTCAACCACAGGCACCAGTTGGGCTTTCTAGTgtaaatacaaataagaaaaataagaattttgaaaGTTGGGTCCTTATTTCTTGGTTAGGAATGTGTGTAGTTATTTATTCCTgttatgaattaaaattttaaatgtaatgtaaataagaaggaaatattaaatagcttaaagttatttttataggACAATAACATTTCATAAGCTAACATAAAATCAAGCTGCtaaattttacaatttttctgTCCAGCAGTTTATCTATATAACTGCCCTGAGTAGATGCTAAATGCTGCTTAGCCAATGGCCCTTAGAATTTAAATATAACTCAGTAAAGCTACTCAAAAGATAAGACAATTCTTCTTAGGCATGtgtaattttaataataagaAGGTAGGAGTCTCTCATGGGTTAAATATTATCTGCTTATTTAAATCTCATACTTCGTATAAACAGGGTTATTAAGGAGTTTTAACTGTGCTTATCACTATGCATTGGAGTCCATATGAATTTTACTATATGTTTTGGTCAAAAAGGCAGGATTTTAAACAGTAAAACATTCTATTGGAGAATTGAAATATTAACTTTTAGAAAAgtgtagatttttttcttgtgaaactGAGTTTTGTGCAACCTCTTAGAATCTCAGTTTATGTAAAGAAGCCTGCATTTCAAGTCTGTTGCTCTAATTTGTTTGTTGTAGTGCATTTCAAAATTGTACAAATGTGTAAAATTTGTGCTTGTGGAAGCTGCTGCTCTGAGTAGCTTTACTTTCCTTAATTTAATCCCGGCAGTCCTCAGTTTATTGCATGCCCCATTCATGGACGGATACTCCGTTGGGATGATGTAGCCTAAACAGTTTGGCTCTAAAGCCTCCTTTATGTAGCACTTCACTtagaattatattaatttataatatatattgaatgatagctttacaaaaacaaattaatgaattgATCTTTATGAAAATGACTCTTTACAGTAAGTAAAAAAAGGGTTATCACAGTTTTGGTAACTTGCATGAGTtcatattgaagaaaaaaaaaacctttcacatGTTCTTAATGACTCTGAACTTGCCGTGCTCGGGGAGCACGCTCAGTTGTATGCTCTGAAGCAGTAGACACCATACAGCTTATGCTTTTTATCTGGGAAACCCACGAAGCGCACTGCAGCCTCCGTAGGACTGCAGCGCCTTCTTGGCCTAGAGATAGGGTAGCGGACACTGCCGTCCTCCAACCAGCCCGCATCGCAGCGGTCGTAGCCCAGAAGTTTCCAGGCAGCGAATATCTGGCCCACTTTCGCAATCTGAGCACCGTCATTGAGACAAGCCTGCACCGCTTCATCATAGGTCAGCTTGGTGGGGTGGATCAGGTAATAAAAACGGCctgcggagagagagagagagatatcaatgggTCTGTGTGTGCCTGAGCCATGCAGAGGTGGAAGGAGCCCCACAGAGAAGTGTTTCTCAGGAGAGTGGGAAATAGAGTCATGTGTGAACAGTTTTTGGAACCTAGGATTCTCAATCAAATACAGTGCTCCTAAATCACTCTCCATTAAttacttagttttttatttttctggcccCTTAATACATGTTCAGACATACCCTTTTATAGCtctaaaaaggaaaagggaaatgacAGATGAAGTTTCTGTTCACTAATTAGTGACTAAAAGGGCCCTTCTGTGGCAATAGAGAAGACAGAATTCCATGTTAAAAGCAAGAGCTATTTAAATTCTAGCTGTAGCAAGACTGAACCCCAGCACAAGTTTCTGGAGAGGCAAAATTTGAATGTGAAAGGATCAAAAAACATTCCTGACATAaaagtccattaaaaaaaatcaaaagccctCAAGTCCTTTTCATCACAGGTATCAATAAGACATTATTCTTATTCAAAGACTACAGtatgaaaatgcaaaaagaaaaaaatacaggaagacACTTGCCATAAATACTGGCTCAGAATGTGAACCTAGTCTGTTCACTCACCAGCAAAaggatgatttatttatttttttcaactttcctCTGTGGGAGCCTGATAcctaactttttcttttttttttatttcacaagagCAATTTAAAGTTAGTCTCCCCACTAACTGAATAGTGTTAATTACTAAGATTCCTTCAACATGTATTAAATATCcgtaaaatgtataaaatatgacAGCACTGACTGAAGTGATACACGCCAATTGAATATTTTCTCAGACTTTTTTCAGATAGAATATAATCACTCTTGTGTCTGATTATACATGAAATATAGATTATTGAATTATAAATTAATGCTTGCAGTACTTTCTAGACTAAGATAACGTGATCTGGAGAAAGGGTAGAGCCATTGGAACATTAGCTAGTTCTATCACTTACACCAGTGTCAGCAAACTACAACACCTGagtcaaataaagttttattaaaacgtaactgccctagctggcatagctcagtggattgagcacgggctgcgaaccaaagcattgcaggttcaattcccagtcagggcacatgcctgggttgcaggccatggcccccagcaaccgcacattgatgtttttctctctctctctctttctccctcccttccctctctaaaaataaatcaaaaaaatctaaaaaaaagattaaataaaaacataactacACCTATCCATTTAATACTGTCTATGGCTGTGTTTGTGTTACTATGTACCACGTTAAATTTTTTACTTACAAAAGAGACCATATGGTCCGCAAAGCAAAAAAtattactatctggccctttacagaaaatttGATGATCCTGATcccttgctattttttttcaaagcatgtCACCAGGGAACTAAAATAGATGGGGCAGGGTTTGCTTCATGGGTGTATGACCTGTGCAGTTAGACACGGTCTCATAATTGGTTTAATTCTCTGCTGTCACCATCTTAAAATCCTCAATAATTTTGGAACAAGAGaccaacattttcattttgactggGACCCTTTCATTATGCAGCTGGTTCTAGAAGGAGCAGGGCAAGGTTGGGACTTTTGTTGAATGCAAAGGATCAGTCATCCACATTGAGGAAACATGAACCTCTTCTCTTCAGCTCTCACCTCCAATGCTATTTCTACTGAGTTTTCTTACAAAGCACTCTTCATCCTCAACCTTGCCGATCATTTATGACTGTACTGACATTAGAATGCAGTGAAAGAGAACATGACACAGAAGCCACTCTTACTTCATTTGGGAGAGCTATATCCTAGGGAGGGTATAGAGGGGCAGCATCACCTTTGGCAATAAAAAGCAGACCCTAGACAACATCACACAGTAAACTATTTCACAGGACCAATCAGATGCAACAAAACCCAAGAATAGTGGAAATGAACACTTTTGCTTTACTCatgtcaattaaaaataaattatgaccTCAAAgaactttttatatcttttcaaacTTCAAagcttttatcttttctttttaagtacacAAGACTGAAAGTCATGTGTAGTGTCATAGTACATATTGGTTTATGGTATATGAAAGAAGGAAGTATGGTTAGTATCTTACCATTGAAGTTGGATGTAAAACAGAACACATCGTATCTGCTTTTCTCCTTATCCCAAAACCCGTAGTTCCTGACACCGGGCACAGTGTTCTGGCCTCCGCAGGGCTCCCTTGGCTTGGTGATAGGGTATTGCACAGAGCCATCACTGAGCCAGCCGGCATTGCACCAGTCCAGCCCACCCCGCCAGGCATCGTACAGCTGGTCAAAGGAGGCAATCACAGCATCCTGGGCCAGACAAGCCTGCTGTGCCTCATGGAAGTTGAGATTATAGCGCCCCAGTCGTGGAAAGTAAGGGAATACCACACCTATACAAAGGAGAAAGCACAGGATCATTAGTGGCACAAAAAGTAACAAGtatgaataaatcccacttgactgGTGAAAAAACATGGTAAACTCTCCATCAGATGAAGCAGTGGGTTTTGGCAGCTTGCAGTGgtttctccttgtttctttcccctttaaaCAGCCTCTCAGCTCTAAGTGTGTCACAGCTCACTTTGTGCTTTGACAACTTCAGTGATTTACCTCTTTTGCTAAGAGTTCAACCTGAACCTTGAAATTCTCCTTTCTAAAATGATTCACCTGTGGACTATATTTTCCAAATAGCTATCTTTGAGAATTTACCACTGCTGCTGGTTACTATCCCTAAAATTGTATTCCTGAGCCCTGTTTGGGAAAAAGTCAATATTGAAAACTAAGCATGGTAGGGGATACAGAGTAGTGCTGAGAGAGAAGTTATTTATCAAAATTCACAATGTATTTTTCTTAGTAATTATTCTTATATAATtagtaattcattttatattattttttaaaaatataaatatgttaaattatccatatatattttttccttttttcttttttttattgttgttcaagtacagttgtctctattccacccccccacccactcactcctcctaccccagccatctccacttcccatCATCGATCCTGCtcccctttggatttgtccatgtgtcctttatacatgttccttgacaacccttctctcttttccccccattatccccttccacctcccctctggttactgtcagtttttttcttaatttcatacACTGTCTTTTACACTTGATCCTAAAAACTTGCAGATAAGTAACTTTTGCTGACAGGACTTCTGATTTGGAGAAACCTCAAAGTGAAATCCTTTGCACATCTAACAAAAACCTAATTGAACAATcttattttatcttaataaagCAATTATTTACAGTGAAGAATACTTCCATAAAGAACATCATAGATCTcatatttgtttcagtttttaacaTAGCcattaaactttttttcctgttcttaaacAATGCTGCTAAAATAaaggcattatttaaaaatattttcattactatttttcagttttcacattCATATATTGCAAAACAAAGCTaagcttttaaaacaatttttattacagatgggaaaataagtaaaacttcCTGATGCTTGTCCTATACaaggtaggtaaaaaatagacatcAGCTGATTAAGTGAATGCCAGAgaattaagttaaatattttaaaaggcaaatataagTGGTGTGATTTGGCAGCTAGTTAGCCTGGGAAGATGCGGTGGTTTTCCAAAAGCATTCTTTTAGTCAAATAATCATGGGAGGTGATTGAGCTGTCTCACAATTTTCTGCACAATTTCTTTAAAGGATAATGATTACTTAAGAAAGCAAAGTTGTACCATTTGCTGGACTTGAAGAAGGACACTGTATCAAAATGTTTTCCCCATTATTGCTAAAAGACAATTTTAGTGTGATTGTTCAAGTCCTTGccttggatttttaaaacataattagaattaatattttagataaagaatataaaaaat
This sequence is a window from Phyllostomus discolor isolate MPI-MPIP mPhyDis1 chromosome 3, mPhyDis1.pri.v3, whole genome shotgun sequence. Protein-coding genes within it:
- the HAPLN1 gene encoding hyaluronan and proteoglycan link protein 1 isoform X2, encoding MKSLLLLVLISVCWADHPSDNYTLDHGRVIHIQENGPHLRVEAEQTKVFSHRGGNVTLPCTFFRDPTAFGSGTHKIRIKWTKLTSDYLKEVDVFVSMGYHKKAYAGYQGRVFLKGGSESDASLVITELTLEDYGKYKCEVIEGLEDDTAVVALDLQGVVFPYFPRLGRYNLNFHEAQQACLAQDAVIASFDQLYDAWRGGLDWCNAGWLSDGSVQYPITKPREPCGGQNTVPGVRNYGFWDKEKSRYDVFCFTSNFNGRFYYLIHPTKLTYDEAVQACLNDGAQIAKVGQIFAAWKLLGYDRCDAGWLEDGSVRYPISRPRRRCSPTEAAVRFVGFPDKKHKLYGVYCFRAYN
- the HAPLN1 gene encoding hyaluronan and proteoglycan link protein 1 isoform X1; the protein is MKSLLLLVLISVCWADHPSDNYTLDHGRVIHIQAENGPHLRVEAEQTKVFSHRGGNVTLPCTFFRDPTAFGSGTHKIRIKWTKLTSDYLKEVDVFVSMGYHKKAYAGYQGRVFLKGGSESDASLVITELTLEDYGKYKCEVIEGLEDDTAVVALDLQGVVFPYFPRLGRYNLNFHEAQQACLAQDAVIASFDQLYDAWRGGLDWCNAGWLSDGSVQYPITKPREPCGGQNTVPGVRNYGFWDKEKSRYDVFCFTSNFNGRFYYLIHPTKLTYDEAVQACLNDGAQIAKVGQIFAAWKLLGYDRCDAGWLEDGSVRYPISRPRRRCSPTEAAVRFVGFPDKKHKLYGVYCFRAYN